A region from the Canis lupus dingo isolate Sandy chromosome 9, ASM325472v2, whole genome shotgun sequence genome encodes:
- the DHRS11 gene encoding dehydrogenase/reductase SDR family member 11: MSGSWSEGGGRLGTTARAGMERWRDRLALVTGASGGIGAAVARALVQQGLKVVGCARTVGNIEELAAECKSAGYPGTLIPHRCDLSSEEDILSMFSAVRSQHSGVDICINNAGLARPDTLLSGSTSGWKDMFNVNVLALSICTREAYQSMKERKVDDGHIININSMSGHQVSPHSVIHFYSATKYAVTALTEGLRQELREAQTHIRATCISPEVVETQFAFKLHDKDPEKAAVTYERIKCLKPEDVAEAVIYVLSTPPHVQIGDIQMRPTEQVI, from the exons ATGTCCGGCTCGTGGAGCGAGGGGGGCGGGCGGCTCGGGACCACCGCCAGGGCTGGCATGGAGCGGTGGCGTGACCGGCTGGCACTGGTGACGGGAGCTTCGGGGGGCATCGGCGCGGCCGTGGCCCGGGCCCTGGTCCAGCAGGGACTGAAGGTAGTGGGTTGTGCCCGCACCGTGGGCAACATCGAG GAGCTGGCTGCCGAATGTAAGAGTGCAGGCTATCCTGGGACTTTGATCCCCCACAGATGTGACCTGTCCAGCGAGGAGGACATCCTCTCCATGTTCTCGGCCGTCCGCTCTCAGCATAGCGGTGTAGACATCTGCATCAATAATGCTGGCTTGGCCCGGCCTGACACCCTGCTCTCAGGCAGTACCAGCGGCTGGAAGGACATGTTCAAC GTGAATGTGCTGGCGCTCAGCATTTGCACCCGGGAAGCCTACCAGTCCATGAAGGAACGCAAGGTGGATGATGGGCATATCATTAACATCAACAG caTGTCTGGTCACCAAGTGTCACCCCACTCCGTGATCCATTTCTATAGTGCTACCAAGTATGCTGTCACCGCACTTACAGAGGGACTGAGGCAAGAGCTTCGGGAGGCCCAGACCCACATCCGAGCCACG TGCATCTCTCCAGAAGTGGTGGAGACACAATTCGCCTTCAAACTCCATGACAAGGACCCTGAGAAGGCAGCTGTCACCTATGAACGCATAAAG TGTCTCAAGCCTGAGGATGTGGCCGAGGCTGTCATCTATGTCCTCAGCACACCTccacatgtccag ATCGGAGACATCCAGATGAGGCCCACGGAGCAGGTGATCTAG